One Triticum dicoccoides isolate Atlit2015 ecotype Zavitan chromosome 5B, WEW_v2.0, whole genome shotgun sequence genomic window carries:
- the LOC119307033 gene encoding uncharacterized protein LOC119307033 — MGNRCLMVVTSILAVMTIVFGIISAVLLAMKHHQDDHGEFSTYRRSPAMPCGVVAAVLASMTQILASVTICCFGAWRLTKGAKRIAAMVFFITSWVLAIIAVLLFLAGAMLGFEGSAKKTVGNARIVGGVAIFVIATFLFLVVAALEVASYRLVRKKDQYQAYAGSNPPFVPSKDAPYGSAPPPPNQV; from the exons ATGGGGAACAGATGTCTCATGGTCGTGACCAGCATCCTCGCTGTGATGACGATCGTGTTCGGAATAATCAGCGCGGTTCTCTTGGCGATG AAACATCATCAAGATGACCATGGCGAGTTCTCTACATACCGGCGATCGCCAGCGATGCCATGCGGCGTGGTAGCGGCCGTTTTGGCGTCCATGACGCAGATTCTTGCCAGCGTGACCATCTGCTGCTTTGGGGCGTGGCGGCTAACTAAGGGGGCCAAGCGCATCGCCGCGATGGTCTTCTTCATCACCTCATG GGTCCTTGCGATCATAGCAGTGCTGCTATTTCTAGCAGGTGCCATGTTAGGATTTGAAGGCTCTGCAAAGAAAACAGTTGGGAATGCGAGGATTGTCGGAGGTGTGGCAATTTTTGTGATCGCGACGTTTTTGTTTCTTGTAGTTGCCGCCCTTGAGGTTGCCTCATACCGCCTAGTTCGGAAGAAGGACCAGTACCAAGCATATGCTGGCAGTAATCCTCCTTTTGTGCCATCTAAAGACGCTCCCTATGGTTCTGCTCCTCCACCGCCAAATCAAGTCTAA
- the LOC119307034 gene encoding uncharacterized protein LOC119307034, translating to MTIVFGVISAVLMAMKHHQDDHAEFSTYRRSPAMACGVVAAVLASMTQILASVAICCCRAWRITKGAKRIAAVVFFIISWVLAIIAVLLFLAGAVLGFEGSAKKTIGNARIVGGVGIFVIATFLFLVVAALEVTSYRLVRKKDHY from the exons ATGACGATCGTGTTCGGAGTCATCAGCGCGGTTCTCATGGCGATG AAACATCATCAAGATGACCATGCTGAGTTCTCTACGTACCGGCGATCGCCGGCAATGGCATGTGGCGTGGTAGCGGCCGTGTTGGCGTCAATGACGCAGATTCTTGCGAGCGTGGCCATCTGCTGCTGTAGGGCGTGGCGTATAACTAAGGGGGCCAAGCGCATCGCCGCagtggtcttcttcatcatctcatg GGTTCTTGCGATCATAGCAGTGCTACTATTTCTGGCAGGCGCCGTGTTAGGGTTTGAAGGCTCTGCAAAGAAAACTATCGGGAATGCCAGGATTGTCGGAGGTGTCGGAATTTTCGTGATCGCTACGTTCTTGTTTCTTGTAGTTGCCGCCCTTGAGGTTACCTCATACCGCCTAGTTCGGAAGAAGGACCACTACTAA